The following are encoded together in the Nocardioides thalensis genome:
- the pstA gene encoding phosphate ABC transporter permease PstA, whose protein sequence is MSTVADERTTAGHATTLRAVKPTTYLPARNAAAPPPVPRPALGGMNADERFVRLGAWASALGIAWLVTQRFLPLDGLPWFLVVFFVAGVVMTAVLTSMTGTAVEVKDRVAGAVITTGALVVGIALVSTIVFVFLRGWRPLTELNFFTDDMAGVEPKAPLAQGGVLHAITGSAIQLTIALLITLPLGIGTAVFMTEVGGRFARVVRTVVEAMTALPSIVAGLFIYAVVILTLGFPRSGFAAGLAIGVMMLPIIARAADVVLRVVPGTLREASLALGASRWRTVWHVVLPTARPGLATAVILGVARGVGETSPVLLTSGAATFLVTNPTEGAMNSLPLYIYTNVRSGEPNSIQRAFGAAVVLMILVLALFVIARLVARPRSNRNRPPLTQRVSGLVAGIRRLPASLSRKVRRPAPSPPTPTPATRSTT, encoded by the coding sequence ATGAGCACCGTCGCCGACGAGCGCACCACCGCCGGGCACGCCACCACACTGCGTGCCGTCAAGCCGACGACGTACCTCCCGGCGCGGAACGCCGCGGCGCCCCCGCCGGTGCCGCGGCCCGCCCTCGGGGGCATGAACGCCGACGAGCGCTTCGTCCGGCTCGGCGCCTGGGCCTCCGCGCTCGGCATCGCCTGGCTCGTCACGCAGCGCTTCCTCCCGCTCGACGGCCTGCCGTGGTTCCTCGTGGTCTTCTTCGTCGCCGGCGTCGTGATGACCGCTGTGCTCACCTCGATGACGGGCACCGCGGTCGAGGTGAAGGACCGGGTCGCCGGTGCCGTCATCACGACCGGGGCCCTGGTCGTGGGCATCGCGCTGGTGTCCACGATCGTCTTCGTCTTCCTGCGCGGGTGGCGTCCGCTCACCGAGCTGAACTTCTTCACCGATGACATGGCCGGCGTCGAGCCCAAGGCCCCCCTCGCCCAGGGCGGGGTGCTCCACGCGATCACGGGGTCGGCCATCCAGCTCACCATCGCGCTGCTGATCACGCTGCCCCTGGGGATCGGGACGGCGGTCTTCATGACCGAGGTGGGTGGCCGGTTCGCCCGCGTCGTCCGGACCGTTGTCGAGGCCATGACGGCGCTCCCGTCGATCGTTGCGGGGCTGTTCATCTACGCGGTGGTCATCCTGACCCTCGGCTTCCCGCGCTCCGGTTTCGCCGCCGGCCTCGCCATCGGCGTGATGATGCTGCCGATCATCGCCCGCGCCGCCGATGTGGTGCTCCGGGTCGTTCCGGGCACGCTCCGGGAGGCGAGCCTGGCGCTCGGCGCCAGCCGCTGGCGGACCGTCTGGCACGTCGTGCTCCCCACGGCCCGACCGGGCCTCGCGACCGCCGTGATCCTCGGCGTCGCGCGGGGCGTCGGCGAGACGAGTCCCGTGCTGCTCACCTCAGGGGCCGCGACGTTCCTGGTGACCAACCCCACCGAGGGAGCGATGAACTCGCTGCCGCTCTACATCTACACCAACGTCCGGAGCGGTGAACCCAACTCGATCCAGCGTGCCTTCGGCGCGGCCGTGGTCCTGATGATCCTCGTCCTGGCGCTCTTCGTCATCGCGCGCCTCGTGGCGCGGCCGCGCAGCAACCGGAACCGGCCACCGCTGACCCAGCGGGTGTCCGGGCTCGTCGCGGGCATCCGCCGCCTGCCCGCCTCGCTCTCCCGCAAGGTGCGCCGCCCCGCACCCTCCCCGCCCACCCCGACTCCAGCGACCCGGAGCACCACATGA
- a CDS encoding substrate-binding domain-containing protein yields the protein MNTRARRTAFVLLAGLCVIAGLAGTATAANRADPGAARVPYATIEGTGSTWSELIVQKWIADVDANGMSVVYTGGGSTKGRKDFAQNSVDFAISEIPYQGVDENGNADTSNGRDFAYLPIVAGGTAFSYQLKIGNEQVRNLRLSGETLAKIFTNKITNWNDPQITEDNNGREFPDLAITPVVRADGSGTTAQLTTWMDKEYPSIWRPYFGQSGLTSYYPVKDGTRMTSQAGSDQVMNTIKSSAGNGYIGYVEYAYPVNADYPVVKVLNKAGYFVEPTQWNTAVALTRAQINQNKGSQDYLTQILDGVYRHPDPRAYPISSYSYMLIPTGADDQRMTTSKRQTLADFIYYSLCSGQTAAGPYGYSPLPLNLVQAGFQQVAKLKQADNGVDLTDRDVRSCNNPTFDGKNPNRNLLAEQAPMPPECDKIGQGPCGTDTGNNDPGGEGEDPDGSGPAGPDDGGTGPDDGTGGTEIDPETGEPIAPGDSGTTGEAAYATSTLVEDRPGDSRTFGWLAVAELAALVLVPGLFVSFVRRRRSASGAAPGQGGR from the coding sequence ATGAACACCCGCGCGCGCCGTACGGCGTTCGTCCTCCTCGCCGGCCTGTGCGTGATCGCCGGTCTCGCCGGCACCGCCACCGCCGCCAACCGTGCCGACCCGGGCGCCGCCCGCGTGCCCTACGCGACGATCGAGGGCACGGGCTCCACATGGTCGGAGCTGATCGTGCAGAAGTGGATCGCCGACGTCGACGCCAACGGCATGTCGGTCGTCTACACCGGCGGCGGCTCGACGAAGGGCCGCAAGGACTTCGCGCAGAACAGCGTGGACTTCGCCATCTCCGAGATCCCGTACCAAGGTGTCGACGAGAACGGGAACGCCGACACCTCCAACGGCCGCGACTTCGCGTACCTGCCGATCGTCGCCGGTGGCACCGCGTTCAGCTATCAGCTCAAGATCGGCAACGAGCAGGTGCGCAACCTGAGGCTCTCGGGCGAGACTCTCGCGAAGATCTTCACCAACAAGATCACCAACTGGAACGACCCGCAGATCACCGAGGACAACAACGGCCGGGAGTTCCCCGACCTCGCGATCACGCCGGTGGTGCGGGCCGACGGCTCCGGCACGACGGCCCAGCTGACGACCTGGATGGACAAGGAGTACCCGTCGATCTGGCGGCCTTACTTCGGTCAGTCCGGCCTGACGTCCTACTACCCGGTGAAGGATGGCACCCGGATGACCTCGCAGGCGGGCTCGGACCAGGTCATGAACACGATCAAGAGCTCGGCTGGCAACGGCTACATCGGCTATGTCGAGTACGCCTACCCGGTCAACGCCGACTACCCGGTGGTCAAGGTCCTCAACAAGGCCGGTTACTTCGTCGAGCCGACGCAGTGGAACACGGCGGTCGCGCTCACCAGGGCGCAGATCAACCAGAACAAGGGGTCGCAGGACTACCTGACCCAGATCCTCGACGGCGTCTACCGGCACCCCGATCCGCGGGCCTACCCGATCTCGTCGTACTCCTACATGCTCATCCCGACCGGCGCCGACGACCAGCGGATGACCACGTCGAAGCGGCAGACGCTGGCCGACTTCATCTACTACTCACTGTGCTCGGGGCAGACCGCGGCCGGGCCCTACGGCTACTCACCGCTGCCGCTCAACCTGGTGCAGGCCGGGTTCCAGCAGGTCGCCAAGCTCAAGCAGGCCGACAACGGCGTCGACCTCACCGACCGCGACGTGCGGAGCTGCAACAATCCGACGTTCGACGGCAAGAACCCGAACCGCAACCTGCTCGCCGAGCAGGCGCCGATGCCGCCGGAGTGCGACAAGATCGGCCAGGGCCCGTGCGGCACCGACACCGGCAACAACGACCCGGGCGGCGAGGGTGAGGACCCCGACGGCTCCGGCCCGGCGGGACCGGACGACGGCGGCACCGGGCCGGACGACGGCACGGGCGGCACCGAGATCGATCCCGAGACCGGTGAACCGATCGCCCCTGGCGACTCGGGCACCACCGGCGAGGCCGCCTACGCCACCTCCACGCTCGTCGAGGACCGCCCGGGCGACAGCCGGACGTTCGGCTGGCTCGCGGTCGCCGAGCTCGCGGCGCTGGTGCTCGTGCCCGGTCTCTTCGTCTCGTTCGTACGGCGCCGCCGCTCGGCGTCGGGCGCCGCACCCGGACAGGGTGGCCGGTGA
- a CDS encoding sortase domain-containing protein, producing MSAPTAPPPPPPPPPPAPAAPGARRRPSALDRPIGWARAAGSWFERRRRAVVAWQARRPPRAPRPEPQGSAAVLSTSSAILAIVCGWMVVHLLFFGNVSHARDQDLLYREFRTQLAGLTAPVGPVVDAGEPVALLRLPTLDVEEVVVEGTAAGDLFAGPGHKRNTVLPGQVGTSLVYGRSTTYGAPFADIGLLDNGDPIDVVMAQGELTFYVLGVRRDGDPLPPPRGDGVARLTLVSTVGGGRLAALTPGETVYVDAEATEGFGAPGGVPPTVPESEEALARGTTALPMLCLCLALLTALTVAIIAARERWSAALVWVVAAPVAVALAWGTTDTAMRLLPNLI from the coding sequence GTGAGCGCACCCACCGCCCCACCGCCGCCCCCACCGCCGCCCCCGCCCGCGCCGGCCGCACCCGGCGCGCGCAGGCGACCCAGCGCGCTCGACCGGCCGATCGGCTGGGCCCGCGCGGCGGGCTCGTGGTTCGAACGTCGTCGTCGCGCGGTCGTCGCGTGGCAGGCCCGGCGGCCGCCGCGGGCGCCGCGCCCGGAGCCGCAGGGGAGCGCAGCGGTCCTCTCGACGTCGAGCGCCATCCTGGCGATCGTCTGCGGCTGGATGGTCGTCCACCTGCTGTTCTTCGGCAACGTGTCGCACGCCCGCGACCAGGACCTGCTGTACCGCGAGTTCCGCACCCAGCTCGCCGGGCTGACCGCGCCCGTCGGACCCGTCGTCGACGCCGGCGAGCCGGTGGCCCTGCTCCGGCTCCCGACCCTGGACGTCGAGGAGGTCGTGGTCGAGGGCACCGCGGCCGGAGATCTCTTCGCGGGTCCCGGTCACAAGCGCAACACGGTGCTGCCGGGCCAGGTCGGCACCTCGCTCGTCTACGGCCGCTCCACGACGTACGGCGCGCCGTTCGCCGACATCGGGCTGCTCGACAACGGCGACCCGATCGACGTCGTGATGGCCCAGGGCGAGCTCACGTTCTACGTGCTCGGCGTACGACGGGACGGCGATCCTCTGCCGCCGCCCCGGGGTGACGGTGTCGCCCGACTGACGCTGGTGAGCACCGTGGGCGGTGGCCGGCTCGCCGCCCTCACCCCGGGCGAGACCGTCTACGTCGACGCCGAGGCGACGGAGGGGTTCGGCGCGCCCGGCGGCGTGCCGCCGACGGTGCCCGAGTCGGAGGAGGCGCTGGCACGCGGCACGACGGCGCTCCCGATGCTCTGCCTCTGCCTCGCCCTCCTGACGGCGCTGACCGTCGCCATCATCGCCGCGCGCGAGCGCTGGTCGGCCGCGCTGGTGTGGGTCGTCGCCGCACCGGTGGCGGTGGCTCTCGCCTGGGGCACGACGGACACCGCGATGCGGCTGCTCCCCAACCTGATCTGA
- a CDS encoding Ig-like domain repeat protein yields the protein MFVRKTLMGVLAGALAATAVWSAAPAHAETLPDDTTFTPVANDLIGVGSDTSQHAVKLLADAYNAANPGAGYRVATFQALGGGQIPLPSGDINRPNGSGAGKSLLYGAGDNADIDYARSSSGLNDAEKAAGLQAIPFALDSLQMAVSANVASNAPVKLTPAQIVSIYKGDITNWNEVGGSAGTIVPMIPQSGSGTRSFFIGELKKMNAGVDVVLAAGVQEVQEHEDDPIKGNANAIAPFSVGRAGLTPGTLRLLSTTANGGWNADRALYNVVRQADAASAKVQAVFGSAGFFCSDAATDLINEAGFGQLARPGDGGVCGQVGQSSATNFTLNLPAEPIETTTSVAGTSPGAKKATLKATVASSPTAQGTVDFFEGETKVGSAPLVGGVATLNLTGVAPGKHSYTATFVPAEDTDFVESSDATPAVVTVKTSATIAESFPSAVKKGARAKGTVTVTLAGISAKATGKVVVKKGAKTVGSGTLSNGKVTITLVKLAKGKNSLTISWAGDKNGVKATKSFTITQK from the coding sequence ATGTTCGTACGCAAGACGCTGATGGGTGTCCTCGCCGGCGCCCTCGCCGCGACGGCAGTGTGGTCGGCCGCGCCGGCGCACGCTGAGACGCTGCCCGACGACACGACGTTCACGCCCGTCGCCAACGACCTCATCGGCGTGGGGTCGGACACCAGCCAGCACGCGGTCAAGCTGCTGGCCGACGCCTACAACGCGGCCAACCCGGGCGCCGGCTACCGGGTGGCGACGTTCCAGGCGCTGGGCGGTGGGCAGATCCCCCTGCCGAGCGGCGACATCAATCGGCCGAACGGGTCGGGCGCGGGCAAGAGCCTGCTCTACGGCGCCGGGGACAACGCCGACATCGACTACGCGCGGTCGTCCTCGGGCCTCAACGACGCCGAGAAGGCCGCGGGCCTGCAGGCCATCCCGTTCGCCCTCGACTCGCTCCAGATGGCGGTCTCGGCGAACGTCGCGTCCAACGCCCCCGTGAAGCTGACGCCCGCCCAGATCGTGAGCATCTACAAGGGCGACATCACCAACTGGAACGAGGTCGGCGGCAGCGCCGGCACGATCGTGCCGATGATCCCGCAGAGCGGCTCGGGCACCCGGTCCTTCTTCATCGGCGAGCTGAAGAAGATGAACGCCGGCGTCGACGTCGTCCTGGCCGCCGGGGTCCAGGAGGTCCAGGAGCACGAGGACGACCCGATCAAGGGCAACGCCAACGCGATCGCACCCTTCTCGGTCGGCCGCGCCGGCCTCACCCCGGGCACGCTCCGGCTCCTCTCCACCACGGCCAACGGCGGCTGGAACGCCGACCGTGCGCTCTACAACGTGGTCCGCCAGGCCGACGCGGCCAGCGCCAAGGTCCAGGCCGTCTTCGGCAGCGCGGGCTTCTTCTGCTCCGACGCCGCCACCGACCTGATCAACGAGGCCGGCTTCGGCCAGCTCGCCCGGCCCGGCGACGGCGGCGTCTGCGGCCAGGTCGGCCAGTCGTCGGCGACGAACTTCACCCTCAACCTCCCGGCGGAGCCGATCGAGACCACCACGTCGGTCGCCGGCACCAGCCCGGGGGCGAAGAAGGCGACGCTCAAGGCGACCGTCGCGTCGTCCCCGACCGCGCAGGGCACCGTCGACTTCTTCGAGGGTGAGACCAAGGTCGGCTCCGCTCCGCTCGTCGGTGGCGTCGCCACGCTCAACCTGACCGGCGTCGCCCCCGGCAAGCACTCCTACACCGCGACGTTCGTCCCGGCCGAGGACACCGACTTCGTCGAGTCCTCGGACGCGACGCCCGCCGTCGTCACCGTGAAGACCTCGGCGACGATCGCCGAGTCGTTCCCGTCGGCGGTCAAGAAGGGCGCGCGCGCCAAGGGCACCGTCACCGTGACGCTGGCCGGCATCAGCGCCAAGGCGACCGGCAAGGTCGTCGTCAAGAAGGGCGCCAAGACTGTCGGCTCCGGCACGCTCAGCAACGGCAAGGTCACGATCACGCTGGTCAAGCTCGCGAAGGGCAAGAACAGCCTGACCATCAGCTGGGCCGGGGACAAGAACGGGGTGAAGGCGACGAAGTCCTTCACCATCACCCAGAAGTGA
- a CDS encoding phosphate ABC transporter ATP-binding protein — MTALPPPPLPAPTSVDAPAPASLAELEAREITAWFGSHQVLDRVSLTMPAGGITALIGPSGCGKSTFLRILNRMHELVPSAKLAGEVLLDGEDIYDPGKRLIDARRAIGMVFQKPNPFPAMSIRENVLAGLKLTGTKMRKSDKADLVESCLTKGGLWNEVKDRLDAPGGGLSGGQQQRLCIARSLAVRPRVLLMDEPCSALDPTSTRVIEETMVELAQEVTIVIVTHNMQQAARVSDQCAFFLASHRTPGVIVEHGDTRAMFENPQDSRTADYVNGRFG; from the coding sequence ATGACTGCCCTTCCGCCCCCACCACTGCCCGCACCGACCTCGGTCGACGCGCCCGCGCCGGCGAGCCTCGCCGAGCTCGAGGCGCGGGAGATCACTGCCTGGTTCGGCAGCCACCAGGTGCTCGACCGGGTGTCCCTCACGATGCCGGCCGGCGGGATCACCGCGCTGATCGGGCCCTCCGGCTGCGGCAAGTCGACGTTCCTGCGCATCCTCAACCGGATGCACGAGCTGGTGCCGTCGGCGAAGCTGGCGGGCGAGGTCCTGCTCGACGGCGAGGACATCTACGACCCGGGCAAGCGGCTGATCGACGCCCGCCGCGCGATCGGCATGGTGTTCCAGAAGCCCAACCCGTTCCCCGCGATGTCGATCCGGGAGAACGTCCTGGCCGGCCTCAAGCTCACCGGCACCAAGATGCGCAAGAGCGACAAGGCGGACCTCGTCGAGTCGTGCCTCACGAAGGGCGGTCTCTGGAACGAGGTGAAGGACCGCCTCGACGCCCCCGGCGGCGGCCTGTCGGGCGGGCAGCAGCAGCGGCTCTGCATCGCGCGGTCCCTGGCGGTCAGGCCGCGGGTGCTGCTGATGGACGAGCCGTGCTCGGCCCTCGACCCCACCTCGACCCGGGTGATCGAGGAGACCATGGTCGAGCTGGCGCAGGAGGTGACGATCGTGATCGTCACCCACAACATGCAGCAGGCGGCGCGCGTCTCCGATCAGTGCGCGTTCTTCCTCGCCTCGCACCGGACCCCGGGTGTCATCGTGGAGCACGGCGACACCCGCGCGATGTTCGAGAACCCGCAGGACTCCCGCACCGCCGACTACGTCAACGGCCGGTTCGGCTGA
- a CDS encoding serpin family protein, whose translation MAQGEVDLAGSDTARSEGDRAAIPGVVAAMHGFAGDLYGELPADGNLVVSPYSVVAALGMTLTGAGGHTAREMRDVLGADDRFHGGLNALTTYVEGLAGPVPHRDGKEIALDTANQLFGQRGVGWEKAFLDTLAREYGAAVRTVDFEGAAEDARVLINDWVAGRTHDRIRDLIARGVLDAATRLVLVNAIYLKAPWEKPFEPSSTRDGTFHLTDGGTTRVPMMSGSPYGALTRGDGWQAARIPYAGGTLAMTVVLPDEGRLADVEQEVVRGGLPQMLAGGRGTTLDLRLPRWTFRSNAQLAGILGSLGMPSAFGSDADFRPMTDEDLDLRIGEVVHQGFVAVDEHGTEAAAATAVVMETTAMPVTVPFHVDRPFLFVIHDVEHGTPLFLGRVTDPGVGAVG comes from the coding sequence ATGGCGCAAGGCGAGGTCGACCTGGCCGGCTCCGACACGGCCCGCTCCGAGGGGGACCGGGCCGCGATCCCTGGCGTCGTCGCCGCGATGCACGGCTTCGCCGGCGATCTCTACGGCGAGCTGCCGGCGGACGGTAACCTCGTGGTCTCGCCGTACTCCGTGGTGGCCGCGCTCGGGATGACGCTCACCGGCGCCGGCGGCCACACGGCCCGGGAGATGCGGGACGTGCTCGGCGCCGACGACCGGTTCCACGGCGGGCTCAACGCGCTGACGACGTACGTCGAGGGGCTCGCGGGGCCGGTGCCGCACCGCGACGGCAAGGAGATCGCGCTCGACACCGCCAACCAGCTCTTCGGCCAGCGGGGCGTCGGCTGGGAGAAGGCCTTCCTCGACACCCTCGCCCGTGAGTACGGCGCCGCGGTGCGCACCGTCGACTTCGAGGGCGCCGCGGAGGACGCGCGCGTCCTCATCAACGACTGGGTCGCCGGGCGCACCCACGACCGGATCCGCGACCTCATCGCCCGCGGCGTCCTCGACGCGGCGACCCGGCTCGTGCTCGTCAACGCGATCTACCTCAAAGCGCCCTGGGAGAAGCCGTTCGAGCCGTCGTCCACGCGCGACGGCACGTTCCACCTGACCGACGGCGGCACGACCCGGGTCCCGATGATGAGCGGCAGCCCGTACGGCGCGCTGACGCGCGGCGACGGCTGGCAGGCCGCCCGGATCCCGTACGCCGGCGGCACGCTCGCGATGACCGTGGTGCTGCCCGACGAGGGCCGGCTGGCCGACGTCGAGCAGGAGGTGGTCCGCGGCGGCCTGCCGCAGATGCTGGCCGGCGGACGTGGCACGACGCTCGACCTGCGGCTGCCGCGCTGGACGTTCCGCAGCAACGCCCAGCTGGCCGGCATCCTCGGGAGTCTCGGCATGCCGTCGGCCTTCGGCTCCGACGCGGACTTCCGGCCGATGACCGACGAGGACCTCGACCTCCGCATCGGCGAGGTCGTGCACCAGGGCTTCGTCGCCGTCGACGAGCACGGCACCGAGGCGGCCGCCGCCACCGCGGTCGTGATGGAGACCACCGCGATGCCCGTCACGGTCCCGTTCCACGTCGACCGGCCGTTCCTGTTCGTCATTCACGACGTCGAGCACGGCACCCCGCTCTTCCTCGGCCGGGTGACCGATCCCGGGGTCGGCGCCGTCGGGTAG